The Cuculus canorus isolate bCucCan1 chromosome 16, bCucCan1.pri, whole genome shotgun sequence genome includes a region encoding these proteins:
- the GDF5 gene encoding growth/differentiation factor 5 — protein sequence MKIRHFLTLLLWHLAWLSLDLVPGALSNSEAGQNNPGSKLGFLKGEGKERNPSARAGTLRTASHGASKARTKSSAAQAGALLAKNDESKAFSRTAATEGKVGHLPSRPSAVRTVTPKVQNLSSKVALKKTGTSSTDTDSFKTKKTKEPVTQRETKETFRQPPITPHEYMLSLYRTLSDAERKGVNGSVKLEAGLANTITSFIDKGQDERAPTIRKQKYIFDISALEKDGLLGAELRILRKKPSNTWKSHSPGKTSQVKLFSCSTNRQAATLLDSRTVSITDTPKWEVFDIWKLFRNFKNLVNLCFELETFDRGRAVDLRSVGFNRTGRQVNEKALFLVFGRTKKRDLFFNEIKARSGQDDKTVYEYLFNQRRKRRAPLATRQGKRPTKNLKARCSRKALHVNFKDMGWDDWIIAPLEYEAYHCEGLCEFPLRSHLEPTNHAVIQTLMNSMDPESTPPTCCVPTRLSPISILFIDSANNVVYKQYEDMVVESCGCR from the exons ATGAAAATCCGGCATTTTCTCACTTTACTGCTTTGGCATTTGGCTTGGCTGTCTCTGGATCTAGTTCCTGGAGCGCTGAGTAATTCTGAAGCAGGCCAGAATAATCCAGGATCTAAACTAGGGtttttaaaaggagaaggaaaagagaggaaccCCTCAGCACGGGCAGGTACTCTGAGGACTGCAAGCCATGGGGCCTCAAAGGCAAGGACTAAAAGCAGCGCTGCTCAGGCTGGAGCTCTGCTGGCCAAGAACGATGAATCAAAGGCTTTCTCAAGAACAGCAGCCACGGAGGGCAAGGTAGGACATCTCCCCAGCAGACCTTCTGCAGTAAGGACAGTGACTCCTAAGGTTCAAAACCTTAGCAGCAAGGTGGCTTTGAAAAAAACTGGCACAAGCAGTACTGACACTGattctttcaaaaccaaaaagactAAAGAGCCTGTAACCCAGAGGGAAACTAAGGAAACGTTCCGACAACCCCCTATAACGCCACATGAATACATGCTCTCTTTGTACAGGACTCTctcagatgcagaaagaaaaggtgttaATGGAAGTGTAAAACTGGAGGCTGGACTTGCCAATACAATCACCAGCTTTATAGACAAAGGACAAG acGAGCGAGCACCAactataagaaaacaaaaatatatttttgacaTCAGCGCATTAGAAAAAGATGGtttgctgggagcagagcttcGAATACTTAGGAAAAAGCCTTCTAATACGTGGAAGTCtcattctcctggaaaaacttCCCAAGTGAAATTATTTAGTTGCTCTACAAACAGACAAGCAGCAACTCTCCTGGACTCTCGTACTGTCAGCATCACAGATACACCAAAGTGGGAAGTGTTTGACATCTGGAAACTTTTCAGGAACTTCAAAAACTTGGTTAATTTGTGTTTTGAACTGGAAACTTTTGACAGGGGGAGAGCTGTTGATCTCAGGAGTGTGGGATTTAATAGAACAGGAAGACAGGTCAATGAAAAGGCTCTCTTCTTGGTATTTgggaggacaaaaaaaagagacctaTTCTTTAATGAAATCAAAGCTAGATCTGGCCAAGATGACAAAACTGTTTATGAGTACTTATTCAATCAGAGGCGGAAGAGAAGAGCTCCTCTAGCAACACGGCAAGGGAAGAGGCCCACTAAGAATCTGAAGGCCAGGTGTAGCAGAAAAGCCCTCCACGTGAATTTTAAGGATATGGGCTGGGATGACTGGATAATAGCCCCCCTAGAGTATGAAGCATATCACTGTGAAGGGCTTTGTGAATTCCCCCTTCGATCCCACTTGGAGCCCACCAACCACGCAGTTATCCAAACTTTAATGAACTCAATGGACCCAGAATCGACACCCCCGACTTGCTGTGTCCCAACCAGGCTGAGTCCTATCAGCATTCTTTTCATTGACTCTGCAAACAACGTGGTCTACAAGCAGTATGAGGACATGGTGGTGGAGTCCTGTGGTTGTAGGTAG